In one window of Mobiluncus massiliensis DNA:
- a CDS encoding phage portal protein, which translates to MNRFTRALRELSRRADSPVGAMPLGVMPPTRREAPLEPASLVSVYRAIDIITSAVAQLPLRVERHGVEVPGSEIPDIIKAPSLSLTRSDFLEQIALSLAVTGNAYIFGKRIGGKLVELVILNPHEVLPKQDETSGVITYSYRGRDYSQADIQHLKFMVLPGSLKGLGAIQAARAEIQGAINLRDYAAQWFNGSGQPSGILSTDQALTADDAKQIRDTWNNIDPETGKPLPTTANPSNIKVTGKGVKYEPIVLNPRDAQFIESRNFNTLEIARLFGIPATLMLTSTEGSSMTYSNVEQDWLGFVRFTLTKYLRKIEEALTTFTPRGQTVRFQISALLRSDTLTRYQAHQIALNAGFMTLNEVRAIESLPPLENQEPKETVKP; encoded by the coding sequence ATGAATCGTTTCACCCGCGCTCTTCGTGAACTATCCCGCCGCGCCGATAGCCCGGTCGGCGCGATGCCTCTCGGCGTGATGCCACCGACACGCCGAGAGGCACCCCTTGAACCAGCAAGCCTGGTTTCCGTTTACCGGGCTATCGACATCATCACCAGCGCTGTTGCACAGCTACCGCTCAGAGTGGAGCGTCACGGGGTGGAAGTCCCAGGCAGTGAAATCCCTGACATTATCAAAGCGCCCTCACTCTCGCTTACCCGCTCGGACTTCCTGGAACAAATCGCCCTGAGCCTGGCAGTCACCGGCAACGCCTACATTTTCGGTAAGCGTATCGGCGGGAAGCTCGTGGAACTCGTGATACTCAATCCTCACGAGGTACTACCCAAACAAGACGAGACCAGCGGGGTTATCACTTACTCTTATCGTGGACGCGACTACAGCCAGGCCGATATTCAACACCTGAAATTTATGGTGCTACCCGGGAGTTTGAAAGGGCTGGGAGCTATCCAGGCGGCGCGGGCTGAAATCCAGGGCGCTATCAATCTACGCGACTATGCCGCGCAATGGTTCAACGGGTCTGGCCAGCCCTCTGGAATCCTCTCGACCGACCAGGCTCTAACCGCTGATGACGCGAAACAGATTAGGGATACCTGGAACAACATCGACCCCGAGACCGGTAAGCCCCTACCTACTACCGCTAACCCGTCAAACATCAAGGTAACCGGGAAAGGCGTCAAATATGAACCAATCGTGTTAAACCCGCGTGATGCTCAGTTTATTGAATCGCGGAACTTTAACACGCTTGAAATCGCGCGGCTATTTGGTATCCCCGCGACCCTCATGCTGACATCCACCGAGGGGTCAAGCATGACTTACTCGAACGTGGAACAGGACTGGCTCGGGTTCGTACGTTTCACCCTGACTAAGTATTTACGCAAGATTGAGGAAGCCCTAACGACTTTCACGCCGCGCGGCCAAACCGTAAGGTTCCAAATCTCCGCTCTGTTGCGGTCTGACACGCTTACCCGCTACCAAGCCCACCAAATCGCGCTTAACGCCGGGTTCATGACCCTAAACGAAGTTAGGGCTATCGAATCTCTACCGCCGTTAGAAAACCAGGAACCTAAGGAGACTGTGAAACCATGA
- a CDS encoding terminase family protein: MWNRATEYRIVNGKRAYKYSLILITVPRQAGKTTLLTPLRTHRLLTRPGLEAAATAQTGQAARKRMMKYMKIIDQSPLGHLFHTRLSNGEESVTCTANGSTITKFAPVEGSLHGDTIGYADFDEIWKWDATTGETVMGAVKPSQVTLYGESQIYMVSTMGTLKSDFMNQYVETGRKGDKPGLAFFEWSLPDGLDVHTPAAWWTYHPALGNTIQEAAISEDLPPAMTESEFMRAYGNRLTMTDESLIAAEDWDDLTMDSETAPPALTDCVIGFEIAPDNAATAIVAAWEDKDANTRNVRVLHQAPGATWLIDYLRLLQTYGVTRFVADDGGMTRRIFDHLPEDLAVERLPLGARRIADAEFLTAARDEQTLRHDGSKPLAVAIANAVIRETNGVPLFDRDKSTAPIPALIAASVALYAVSRPVAPLEMQVF, from the coding sequence GTGTGGAACAGGGCGACCGAGTACCGGATAGTGAACGGGAAACGCGCCTACAAGTACAGCCTGATCCTTATCACCGTGCCTAGGCAAGCAGGGAAAACCACCCTGCTAACCCCGCTACGCACTCACCGGCTGTTAACCAGGCCTGGCTTGGAGGCCGCCGCTACCGCGCAAACAGGGCAGGCCGCCCGTAAACGCATGATGAAGTACATGAAAATTATCGACCAATCACCGCTAGGCCACCTGTTTCACACCCGGCTTTCCAATGGTGAGGAATCCGTGACTTGCACCGCTAACGGCTCGACTATCACGAAGTTTGCACCGGTAGAGGGGTCTTTGCATGGGGATACTATCGGGTATGCGGATTTTGATGAGATTTGGAAATGGGACGCGACCACAGGGGAAACCGTTATGGGCGCGGTCAAGCCCTCCCAGGTCACTCTTTACGGCGAATCTCAGATCTATATGGTTTCCACCATGGGAACCCTTAAAAGCGATTTCATGAACCAGTACGTGGAAACCGGGCGGAAAGGCGATAAACCGGGGCTGGCCTTTTTTGAATGGTCGCTACCAGACGGGCTAGACGTACACACCCCCGCGGCGTGGTGGACCTATCACCCGGCATTAGGTAACACGATACAAGAGGCCGCTATAAGCGAGGATTTACCCCCGGCCATGACCGAATCCGAGTTCATGCGGGCTTACGGAAACCGGCTCACCATGACCGACGAATCCCTTATCGCGGCGGAGGACTGGGACGACCTCACAATGGACAGCGAAACCGCCCCGCCGGCGCTTACCGATTGTGTGATTGGGTTCGAGATAGCCCCCGATAATGCCGCTACCGCGATAGTCGCGGCCTGGGAGGACAAAGACGCAAACACCCGCAACGTGAGAGTGTTACACCAAGCCCCCGGCGCGACCTGGCTTATTGACTATCTGAGGCTCTTACAAACCTATGGTGTGACCAGGTTCGTCGCAGATGACGGCGGCATGACTAGGCGAATCTTTGACCACCTACCCGAAGATTTAGCGGTTGAGCGCCTACCCCTGGGAGCCAGGCGGATAGCAGACGCAGAGTTTTTAACCGCCGCCCGCGATGAGCAGACCTTGAGGCATGACGGTTCTAAGCCGCTTGCGGTGGCTATCGCTAACGCGGTAATCCGTGAGACTAACGGGGTTCCGCTGTTTGACCGGGATAAATCGACCGCGCCAATCCCCGCGCTTATCGCCGCGTCTGTCGCCCTCTACGCCGTATCCCGCCCGGTAGCGCCCCTCGAAATGCAAGTATTCTAA